Below is a window of Arabidopsis thaliana chromosome 2, partial sequence DNA.
GCAAAGAGtaacaaaaaccctagaacGACGCAGAGAGAAAGACTGGGAAGCTGAATATGCGAGGTCTGAATCGGCGGAGGCTGAGAAGTGGTTTTCGAATTGGGTATCAGAGACGGAGACTAACGCTCAATATACAGCCTAATTATAAGcccaataataaaataaatgggcCTAATTTATATGGCCCATAAGCGAAGCGAGTTTCTTAAATCACGTGTTAGTAAAGGTTAAGAAACGAAGAGAAAATTCCAGATTTTTCAAAGTGATGCGAGAATGATCTGGAGAGCAGAAGAAATATCTTTTCCCTCTGAACGTTGTTGTTCGTCTTTCTATAAATCAAGAAATGTCTTTGGATTGTTCACTACCCATAGAAAAAGCTGCAATCATCTGAATCAGAAAGTAattcgaagaagaaatctgctttttttaattggtggagagagtgagagagctTCGCAGGAACTGAGTCATCGGAATTTACGGATCGTTTCTGTTTCGTGTAAGCTCCGTCATTTTCCCTTCTTAGTTTAATGAATAGCTTTGAGAATCTTGAGTTCATTGCTCTTAGTTTAATGAAGATGCGATTGATTTAGTTTGGCAGATTTTGGTGATTGTGGTAACGAAATAATTCTGAATGAACCAAATTCACATTGTATTTTTCTAATGATATATGGATTTGGGTATTTGCTGCAGTTTTACTGGAATTGGTTAAGTGATCTTGATTAAAGATGATGCCTGTGTACATGGATCCATCACAACCATGTCAAATGAGACCACAGGAATACTATTATCAAGGATTTGGTAATAACTCTCAGCATATGGCAATGGATGCTCCACCACCGTGTCATGGAAGCTGCGTTCACGGCAACTTTCCTGCTTACTGGCCTCCTTGTTATCCCCCACAAGTACCGTACCATCAATGCTGCATGAATCGTTCCGCTTTCCATCCTCCTCACGCGTCTTACGCTCCGTCTTGTTACGTTCATCCACCATTTCCAGTTGGTTATCAACCTTGGTTTGATGTTGAGAAGGATGTGCCTGGGAAGCATCACTGCGGGAAATGTTCTTCCCAGATGTGTGATTTGAAGAAAGACAGAGGCGTTGTGATTGAAGAGCATGAGCCTGAGATTGAGAAAGGAGAAGCTGTACTTCCAGTTCGTTCTACTAACTGCCCTTACCCAATTATATGGATTCCTCATGAGAATGCTAGGAATCAGGAATATAGAAGCTCTCTTGGGTTAGGGAAGCATAACCAGCCTCCTGCTGAAGTTAGAGCTCCTGACAATATGACGATTCAGAAAAGTTTTCCTGAATCTTGGCGTGGTTGTTTTCCATTTGATGAGAGCAGCATGAAGTCGTTGGTACAGAATCAAGACAGTAAAAAGGCGCAGAATGGGAAAACCGTGGAAGCCCCGTTTGATATCAGCAAATTCAAATCCTTATTGCAAGGTCAAGACATGAAGGAAGCGCAAATCCAGAAGAACAAGGAAGAGCTGGGACAGCTTACGTATCCTACTTCTTGGGTTCCATCTCGTCGGAAACGAGATGATGTTGAAGCTTCTGAGAGTAGTAATGAAGACAGGAAAAAGATGCAGAATGGGAAAACGGTGGAATACCCGTTTGATATCAGCATGATAAAATCCTTAATCCAGGGTCAAGATGTGAAGGAAGCGCAGAACCAGAAGAACAAGGAAGAGCCTGGACAGGTTCCGTATCCTATTTTTTGGATACCATCTTATGGGAAACGGAAAGATGTTGAAGCTTCTGAGAGTAAGGAGAGTAGTAATGAAGGGCGTAACTTGGAGTCTTGCCCCTCTGATCTCCACAGAAATGAAGGGCAGATAACTCAAGCAAAAGGCAAAGAAGGGAATTTTGAGTGCAATGTACTTTCAGATGCGGAGGAGAAGAGCTCTGTAATAAATATCCCAGTGGCGAACCATCTACAGGAACCAAGAAATATTCCAGTGAAACTATCAGAAAACCATCTGCCTAAACCAACGGAGCCAACCAAAAGGATTGCAAAGAATGAGCCAGTTAAGAGCACAAAAAAAGAGCAGTCTTCGTCATCATCAGAAGCATCCAAGTTGCCTCCGGTTTGTCTGCGTGTTGACCCATTACCGAAAGAGAGAAATGGTGGTTCCAAATCAGTAAGTCATCCTAAACGGATGGAAAAATCTAAGGAGACTAAGATCGCGGCTCCACTGTCCTCCAAGAAGGCTGAATCAAGGACTGTTCCTGAGGCTTGTAATGTAAAATGTGAAGACGCAAACGCAGAAATGAAGATGGCTGAGGGAAGCCTAAACGCATTAAGAACAGAAAAAGGATCAGTTGAGAGCAATTCTAATCTTCAAGAAGAATCAAACGGTGAGATTATTAAACCTTGTGAAGCTAAGGAGAATAGAGAACAGCCTGCAAAGAAGAGCTTTACAGAAGAGGAAGCTGCTAGAATTATCCAATCTATGTACCGTGGATATGACGTGAGAAGATGGGAGCCAATTAAGAAATTGAAGGAGATAGCCACTGTCCGTGAGCAGATGGGAGATGTTAAAAAGCGTATTGAGGCGCTAGAAGCTTCTACTGATCAGCACATTGAAGAGAAGGAGATTGTTGTTAATGGAGAACTGGTGATGAACCTTCTTTTGAAATTGGATGCTGTCGAGGTAATGCATGAAAGACTAATTTCATTGGTTGGCCGAGATAGTTTATCTCAGTATGTACTGCTGTGTAGGATTTTTGCTGACAGTTTCCTATACTGATGTTTATCTTCCAGGGATTGCATCCTAGTATAAGAGAGTTCAGGAAAGCTTTGGCCACAGAGCTCTCAAGCATTCAAGACAAGCTTGACTCCTTGAAAAATAGTTGCGCCAGTGCAGAGAAAGAGGCTGTAAAGGAACAAGTGGAAATTAAATCTCAGCCTAGTGACTCTCCAGTGAACTTGGAGCACTCCCAGCTCacagaagagaacaaaatggTATCTGACACGAATTTAGAGAAGGTACTTCGTCTGTCTCCCGAGGAACATCCTATGAGCGTCTTGAATAGAACAGATGAAAAACAGGCTGAATCGGCTGCTGAAACAGAAGAGGGATATGGATTGTTTGAAACCCTGGCAACGGATTCTAAGCAAGCTACTGAAAATGCAGCGGCTGCTTCCTCGACAACAATTCCAGAGAAAATTGGAGAGGTTGAGACTGTTGTTCCGGGTAATCCACCGTCAGCTGATGGAAACGGAATGACAGTGACCAACGTAGAGGAAAACAAAGCCATGGTGGTGGAAAGTTTGGAGGAGCCAATAAACGAATTGCCGCAAATGGTGGAAGAGACTGAAACAAACTCCATACGGGACCCGGAGAATGCTAGTGAAGTCTCTGAAGCCGAAACCAACTcatcagaaaatgaaaaccgaaaaggagaagatgataTTGTATTGCATTCAGAAAAAAATGTCGAGCTCTCAGAGCTACCTGTTGGAGTGATTGACGAGGAAACACAGCCTCTTTCGCAAGATCCATCGTCATCATATACTCGTGAAGGGAATATGACTGCAATGGACCCTAAAACAGCGAGCCAGGAGGAAACAGAAGTTGATCACTCACCCAACAACTCCAAAGGCATTGGCCAACAGACTTCTGAGCCACAAGATGAAAAAGAACAGTCTCCAGAGACCGAAGTCATTGTGAAAGAACAGCCTCTAGAGACAGAAGTTATTTTGAACGAACAGGCTCCGGAACCGGAAATCACTGAACCTGGGatatcaaaagaaaccaaaaagctGATGGAGGAGAACCAGCGATTCAAGGAAACGATGGAGACGTTGGTTAAGGCAGGCAGAGAACAACTAGAAGTCATATCGAAATTAACCAGTCGGGTCaaaagccttgagaagaaaCTGTCACATAAGAAAAAGACACAGATCAGACGTCGTGCAAGCAAACCAATGTCCGTAAGTCCAACCGATGCCGTATTATGACCCCCATAAACATTGATATGTCTCAATTCCTCATATATTGTATCCATCTCCATCCTATTGAGTACAGAAAAGAGAACGAGAACTCAAAAATTGTCTTAAcgaaaatccaaatatttgcctctctgttttcttcgaCGTTCATGGATAACCTCCTTAAACGACCCATTCGCTCTGACAGATTCGACTAAATTTTGTGTCAAGGCCcaatatataactatataaggCCCATACAATGATCAACCCATTAGTtatttcaaatgtttttattatttatttcaaatttttgctATAGGTGTAAATTTCATGTATTATTACTTTaattacatttaaaatttgtatctttcaaatttgttatgggagaaagaaagagaatgattGTGTGGTTTGTGCGGACATAGTGATCCTTTTCATGCCATAACTCactcttcgttttcttctttctcatcgTCACGTTAGGTTGTCTCTGAGCCGCCAAATATTCATCTCTTGTGGTCCCGTTCACGTCCCAACGCCATTTACACTCATCTCCGTAACCTCTCTCTTATGTGCTTTCTCATTACAAACAACTAAAATTCTCAAAGATTAACATGTGCAAGAGAAATAACAAGTAATGATATGATCTCATTCTCACCTAATCTATGGttgaaaaaaaggaaatggtGTCAGTATTAGTCATAATAAAGCCTTGGAGTTGTAGACTATAGCATGAAAGGACCAGGAATCTTCAAGCATGGTTATTTTCTGATAcgaatgatttatattttaatcgTTTATTAACACCCATTTAACCTCATAATGACTCTATTAGCCTACTCTCAATCCCCAAATTTACTAGCATAATTAACTAATTCAAGGGATTATCTTCACCCACTTGTGTGCATCCATCAAAAGTTAATTTCTTATCTTAGAAATACATTTcatctaaaccaaacaaatgatATACACTCTCATTTCTATTCATTAGTGTCATTTCTACAATTGTAGCAGTATGTTAACTACTGTAACTATTGTGATCCAAATATACAGTAAAAGGTTGCACCTCTACTGTAACTATTTTAACAAGTTCGCAAAATGTACATAGGAGAAATAGGTTGATTTCcatggagaaaagaaaatagtaaaaggTGAAAAAGGTTCACTCACACGCATCCTCTGTCTCTGAGAGATATATTTCCCCTTGcagtaaataaaaatctatggCTTTgttgggaagaagaaaaagtcagAGTAAACTCGTAATCTTTGTCGGGAGAGAGTAACAGGCTTTTGATGTTGTAACATTATACTactattgttttaaaaagcaaagaaTTGTAGTAGTAAGAATTACAATCATACTTAACAACAAATCACGTTTTTCGggtttttgtataaataaatgataaagCAAGATGGACAAATTTTAAGGATAAGCCATTAATAAGTGATCTGTGAATTTTTAAGGAAAAGacgaaagaaacagagagagtcGAGACACAACTGTCTCCAAGAAGACAACCTTCCACAGCTTAAGGGAAACAGAGGTGGAAACAGAGGTGAAAACAGAGCGAGtaaagagatggagagagagtgtgaagaaggagaaatggagaaaaagcTGAGACGAAGTTTCATGGGCTATACTAGGAGAGCTGGTCCTTCCACTCCTCCACCCACCTGGCGGCTCGAGTTTTCGCCGCCACGAGTCGGAGCGACCAAGGAGTTTTTGGCGAATTCGGAGGACTCTGTCCGGAAATTGTGTGCTGATTTGTGGGAAACTGAACAATTCCGGCAAAGAATTGAGCTGCGACGGTGTCGACGAAGGGATTCAGATGTGGAATCGCATTCCCGTAGCCCGCTTCACGATCATGTAAACAATTTTGGCGCTTTTGATTTGCTTGAATGTTTTTGACGGGTTTATGTAGGGTTTTAGTCTTCTTGTTTTGATAGGTCGTAAAGTTGTGATCTTTACGGTGAGGTTAGAGTATATTCGACCggaaaaaatctcatttttgcGCAAATTCCACCGAGAAAATCTCAAAGTATTGTTCTTTATGATGTGGTCTTTTGCTCGTCTATGCACAAATTTCATTGGACAAATCTCATGGTCGTAAAGTTGGCTCGTAAGTGtgtttagtatttatatatgagtTTTAATTTGCAGCCACCAAGCAGAGCTAGCTTGAGGAGGCAAATTGCAGCAACTGATGATTATAGAAATGGTGATCTGTTGCAACCTATCTCTCCTGCAagttgcagcagcagcagcagttCATTGCaggtgaagaaaacaaagttttttgctCTTTGTTCACTCTTAAATTTAACCAAGGAATGCTTTTTAACAATCTTGTTTTGAGCTGGATTTGGTGTGTGTTGGCTTAATGTGCTTGTAGGTTGTGGTGCGTAAGCCAGCGTTTAGTCAGACAGGTTCTTCGGCGGTTAAGTCTGCAAGCTATGGTTTGGGTTCCTCTACAAAGCTTCTCAAGGTGCTAAACCGGATATGGAGTCTCGAAGAACAGAATACTGCTAATATGTCTTTGGTTAGAGCTTTAAAGATGGAGTTGGATGAATGTAGAGCCGAGATTAAGGAGGTTCAGCAACGGAAGAAGCTAAGCGATAGGCCactgaggaagaaaaaagaagaagaagaggtaaaAGATGTGTTTCGATCCATAAAGAGGGAGTTAGATGATGAGAGAAAAGTTAGAAAGGAGTCAGAGACTTTGCACCGGAAGCTAACACGAGAGCTTTGTGAAGCGAAGCATTGTTTGTCCAAAGCTTTGAAAGACCTTGAAAAGGAGACACAGGAACGTGTTGTTGTGGAAAATCTCTGCGATGAGTTTGCAAAAGCGGTGAAAGATTATGAAGATAAGGTGAGAAGAATTGGCAAAAAGTCACCGGTGAGTGATAAAGTAATTGTGCAGATTGCAGAAGTGTGGAGTGACCAGAGATTACAAATGAAGCTAGAGGAAGATGATAAAACATTTCTTCTGCGAGCTAAGGAGAAGAGTAGATCACAGTCAAGTAAAGGAAGTGGCTTGAGAGCAAAACCAGATGATTCGGTATCTATGCATCAAAGGGTTTGCCTGAAGGAACTCGAAGAAGGGCTTGAAAAGCGAACAAGAAGAGATAACAAACTGCAGCTTAAGAAGAGCTCAGGCCAAGTTCTTAATCTATCTATGTCTTCGGAAGGAGATAAGATTCATCCAGAGAGTAGTCCAAGGAACGTTGATGATCATGAGAGTCAAGAAAAGTCTAGAACTTTCTCGAAGAATCATCCGAGAAATGTGAATGTGATGATCAGGGAAGATAATCATCGTACTCTCAAGGATAAGCTGATGGAAGCTCGTGTAGAAAGTCGACGTTTACGTTCTTCTTTGAAACCAGAGTGATAATTCCGGTTCGAGCAAATAATTAACTCGTGTCTTCTCATGTATGTTGGATTAATTATTTGGTTGTGGTTAATATTAATGCTCGTTAGTcgttaaaaaaactaaatattttaattgtccCAGTGACAGAAACCAATTTCAcatgaaaaaaggaaaaagctAATTTTGTCAACAGTTCACATATATTGACATTGAACACAACTCCGgttcgacaaaaaaaaagaacacaactcCGGTCAACTATTTTTGGCAGTTGTaattaagaacaaaaagatGTAACTTAAAGAAGAGACAATTTAACCGATTAGTTCAAATCTTTGGTCATCAAAAATTCCACAAGTTTTAAGAAGACTGATTGGTGATTAATaaacgttaaaaaaaaaaaaaaagccaagTCAAAGATGTGTCGGTAATAGCGATTGACCAAACTCTATCTGTTTTAGAGCATCATTAATGGTAGTTTCTTAGcataattttaatatagtttttatgaatatttttataattgattttgaaaattctgAAGTTAAAAACTTGGTTAAGAGATTGAAATTTAGGCAATATGCAATGGTGGAATCTTAACTTGGAgttcttaaaaagaaaatttgaaaaaaaaaatagaaacattataattttaaaaaacttaatagTTATTACAactcataaaatttaaaacatacatgacataaaattttaaacaaatatgacAAACAATTCTATTTAATACTTAAGTTATctaaaaattaagattaattaaattaaaatattatatttaagaCCTAATTTATCTAAGAATTAACTTAAAAAACATTAGATTTggctcttatataagagctATTCTTAACCATTAATTGAATTATAACATTAAATTTAAGATCTACTTTATCTAAAAACTAACCTAAAAAACTATCAATAATGATGGTCTTACGAATGCCTAGATTCTCTTCAATATACAAAAAGTACGGTTTAGTTATTGTTTGGACATTTGAAATCTAACTAATTCTCTTTTTAGTCTTAATGCAATGGAATTGCAAATACTCCATAAACCATAGTGTTGCACCCTAACCGTATCTCTCTCTAAAAGAGAATCTAGTCAACAAGATTATGTTTAATCTCTAATTAATGACAATAAGATTTACtgccaaaataaataaataaataataataataagatttACTGCCATTTattcttctatatttttcaattttttatttacactTGTTCCATAATCGTCCCAAGGAGTAGACTAGGGTTGATGCTCTTTCATCTATAAAACGACTTAACACAACATGTTctttcacatcatcatcataagcCTCAACAATCCATCACCATACATATTAGATTCTCCCTCTTTCCatagtttatttttggttCGTTTTATTGTAAAAAGATATCAAACTCTTTTTGGGGGACATTCGTTCTTCAAGTGTAACAGAAGGAGCTCCCTTCCTCCAAAACGAAGAGGACAAGATTTGAGGAACTAAAATGCAGAATCTAAGAGTTCATGTCTTCCTCATAGAGAGTGCGCGGTGTTAAAAGCTTGAAGAAAGCACACTTTAAGGGGATTGCACGACCTCTTAGATTCTCCCTCTTTCTCTACATatcattctcttctcttcgtTTGGATTGAAGGGAgctccttttcttcttctcttaattAGTCTCTGTTCTTCAAAACTTGGTTTCGATctaacttgttttctttttctctagtgcattttttttttcaggttgTCATGTTTATTTGCAGGTGTTTGTGGTTGATGCTTGCATGGAAGCAATATTAATGTTGTTTATTTACGAGAAGACGTTCGTGTGccaatttgaaaatatgatattaatgGAAATACAGATTAAAACTGacaaatgtataaatatttcttgttccttgttttaattttaacatTAGTCGTGTGTTTGTCGTAAATACGAAGGGGACATTTCacctaaaaaaagaaaaaaatatattcatcaAAACTGGTCTTGGATACGTTTTTAGttaaaacaagaacaataaTAAAGTTAGGTTTAACTTCGATCAGATCGAAACAAGTACActa
It encodes the following:
- a CDS encoding myosin heavy chain-like protein (myosin heavy chain-related; BEST Arabidopsis thaliana protein match is: unknown protein (TAIR:AT5G41620.1); Has 7147 Blast hits to 5689 proteins in 552 species: Archae - 71; Bacteria - 743; Metazoa - 3204; Fungi - 473; Plants - 374; Viruses - 9; Other Eukaryotes - 2273 (source: NCBI BLink).); translated protein: MERECEEGEMEKKLRRSFMGYTRRAGPSTPPPTWRLEFSPPRVGATKEFLANSEDSVRKLCADLWETEQFRQRIELRRCRRRDSDVESHSRSPLHDHPPSRASLRRQIAATDDYRNGDLLQPISPASCSSSSSSLQVVVRKPAFSQTGSSAVKSASYGLGSSTKLLKVLNRIWSLEEQNTANMSLVRALKMELDECRAEIKEVQQRKKLSDRPLRKKKEEEEVKDVFRSIKRELDDERKVRKESETLHRKLTRELCEAKHCLSKALKDLEKETQERVVVENLCDEFAKAVKDYEDKVRRIGKKSPVSDKVIVQIAEVWSDQRLQMKLEEDDKTFLLRAKEKSRSQSSKGSGLRAKPDDSVSMHQRVCLKELEEGLEKRTRRDNKLQLKKSSGQVLNLSMSSEGDKIHPESSPRNVDDHESQEKSRTFSKNHPRNVNVMIREDNHRTLKDKLMEARVESRRLRSSLKPE
- the BAG6 gene encoding BCL-2-associated athanogene 6 (BCL-2-associated athanogene 6 (BAG6); CONTAINS InterPro DOMAIN/s: Apoptosis regulator, Bcl-2 protein, BAG (InterPro:IPR003103), IQ calmodulin-binding region (InterPro:IPR000048); BEST Arabidopsis thaliana protein match is: BCL-2-associated athanogene 5 (TAIR:AT1G12060.1); Has 21821 Blast hits to 15371 proteins in 1199 species: Archae - 184; Bacteria - 2603; Metazoa - 10110; Fungi - 2300; Plants - 994; Viruses - 95; Other Eukaryotes - 5535 (source: NCBI BLink).), with amino-acid sequence MMPVYMDPSQPCQMRPQEYYYQGFGNNSQHMAMDAPPPCHGSCVHGNFPAYWPPCYPPQVPYHQCCMNRSAFHPPHASYAPSCYVHPPFPVGYQPWFDVEKDVPGKHHCGKCSSQMCDLKKDRGVVIEEHEPEIEKGEAVLPVRSTNCPYPIIWIPHENARNQEYRSSLGLGKHNQPPAEVRAPDNMTIQKSFPESWRGCFPFDESSMKSLVQNQDSKKAQNGKTVEAPFDISKFKSLLQGQDMKEAQIQKNKEELGQLTYPTSWVPSRRKRDDVEASESSNEDRKKMQNGKTVEYPFDISMIKSLIQGQDVKEAQNQKNKEEPGQVPYPIFWIPSYGKRKDVEASESKESSNEGRNLESCPSDLHRNEGQITQAKGKEGNFECNVLSDAEEKSSVINIPVANHLQEPRNIPVKLSENHLPKPTEPTKRIAKNEPVKSTKKEQSSSSSEASKLPPVCLRVDPLPKERNGGSKSVSHPKRMEKSKETKIAAPLSSKKAESRTVPEACNVKCEDANAEMKMAEGSLNALRTEKGSVESNSNLQEESNGEIIKPCEAKENREQPAKKSFTEEEAARIIQSMYRGYDVRRWEPIKKLKEIATVREQMGDVKKRIEALEASTDQHIEEKEIVVNGELVMNLLLKLDAVEGLHPSIREFRKALATELSSIQDKLDSLKNSCASAEKEAVKEQVEIKSQPSDSPVNLEHSQLTEENKMVSDTNLEKVLRLSPEEHPMSVLNRTDEKQAESAAETEEGYGLFETLATDSKQATENAAAASSTTIPEKIGEVETVVPGNPPSADGNGMTVTNVEENKAMVVESLEEPINELPQMVEETETNSIRDPENASEVSEAETNSSENENRKGEDDIVLHSEKNVELSELPVGVIDEETQPLSQDPSSSYTREGNMTAMDPKTASQEETEVDHSPNNSKGIGQQTSEPQDEKEQSPETEVIVKEQPLETEVILNEQAPEPEITEPGISKETKKLMEENQRFKETMETLVKAGREQLEVISKLTSRVKSLEKKLSHKKKTQIRRRASKPMSVSPTDAVL
- a CDS encoding myosin heavy chain-like protein — protein: MSFNLQPPSRASLRRQIAATDDYRNGDLLQPISPASCSSSSSSLQVVVRKPAFSQTGSSAVKSASYGLGSSTKLLKVLNRIWSLEEQNTANMSLVRALKMELDECRAEIKEVQQRKKLSDRPLRKKKEEEEVKDVFRSIKRELDDERKVRKESETLHRKLTRELCEAKHCLSKALKDLEKETQERVVVENLCDEFAKAVKDYEDKVRRIGKKSPVSDKVIVQIAEVWSDQRLQMKLEEDDKTFLLRAKEKSRSQSSKGSGLRAKPDDSVSMHQRVCLKELEEGLEKRTRRDNKLQLKKSSGQVLNLSMSSEGDKIHPESSPRNVDDHESQEKSRTFSKNHPRNVNVMIREDNHRTLKDKLMEARVESRRLRSSLKPE